From a single Sander vitreus isolate 19-12246 chromosome 4, sanVit1, whole genome shotgun sequence genomic region:
- the ddi2 gene encoding protein DDI1 homolog 2 isoform X2, translating to MLVTVFCAPTDRPETTFALDVSPELELRDFIALCELESGIPAGEIQITYVEQPLKDPTRALGTYGVKDGDVVVLRQADRRPPPTQPAFPGLPHIDFRSITIPGTSSSSQHGAIRPQQQASQQPPPQPQQQPQRAAQPSTPMAFRGSSPQGLDDPALLQQMLLSNPHELSLLKERNPPLAEALLSGDLERFTKVLQEQQQDRAKREQERIRLLTADPFDLDAQAKIEEDIRQHNVEENMTIAMEEAPESFGQVVMLYINCKVNGHPVKAFVDSGAQMTIMSQACAERCNIMRLVDRRWAGIAKGVGTQKIIGRVHLAQVQIEGDFLPCSFSILEDQPMDMLLGLDMLKRHQCSIDLKKNVLLIGTTGTETRFLCEAELPECARLAYGAEGREDARPDEIGDRELAEALQRSIQESGQH from the exons ATGCTGGTCACCGTGTTCTGCGCGCCGACGGATCGCCCAGAAACCACCTTCGCCCTCGATGTATCCCCAGAGCTGGAGCTGAGAGACTTTATAGCACTTTGTGAACTGGAATCAGGAATCCCAGCTGGGGAAATTCAG ATCACATATGTAGAACAGCCCCTAAAAGACCCCACTCGTGCCTTGGGGACTTATGGTGTTAAGGATGGAGATGTGGTGGTTCTCAGGCAAGCTGACAGAAGGCCCCCACCAACTCAGCCAGCCTTTCCAG GTCTGCCCCATATTGACTTTCGCTCCATCACAATCCCTGGCACATCTTCATCTAGTCAACATGGTGCCATAAGGCCGCAGCAACAGGCTTCACAGCAGCCGCCGCCGCAGCCTCAACAGCAGCCGCAGCGCGCGGCACAACCTTCCACGCCAATGGCCTTTCGTGGCTCCTCTCCTCAGGGGCTAGATGACCCTGCCTTACTCCAGCAAATGCTATTATCCAATCCACATGAGCTTTCACTTCTCAAGGAGCGAAACCCGCCACTTGCTGAGGCCCTGCTGAGCGGAGACTTgg AGCGTTTCACCAAAGTGCTGCAGGAGCAACAGCAGGATCGAGCcaagagagagcaggagaggatCAGGCTTTTGACTGCTGATCCTTTTGATTTGGATGCCCAAGCTAAGATTGAGGAGGACATCAG GCAGCACAATGTGGAAGAAAACATGACCATTGCAATGGAGGAGGCCCCAGAAAGCTTTGGACAGGTGGTTATGCTCTACATTAACTGCAAAGTCAATGGGCACCCTGTGAAAGCTTTTGTTGACTCAG GAGCCCAGATGACCATCATGAGCCAAGCATGTGCTGAGCGCTGTAACATCATGCGGCTGGTGGACCGTCGCTGGGCCGGGATTGCCAAAGGAGTTGGCACCCAGAAGATCATTGGCAGAGTTCATTTGG CTCAGGTCCAAATAGAGGGGGACTTCCTTCCTTGTTCTTTCTCCATCTTGGAGGATCAGCCAATGGACATGCTCCTTGGCCTGGATATGCTGAAGAGACATCAG TGTTCGATAGACCTGAAGAAGAACGTGCTTCTAATAGGCACTACAGGCACTGAGACTCGCTTCCTGTGTGAGGCCGAGCTGCCAGAGTGTGCCCGGCTGGCATACGGAGCAGAGGGGCGTGAAGACGCCCGTCCAGATGAGATTGGTGACAGAGAACTGGCAGAGGCACTTCAGAGGTCCATACAGGAAAGCG
- the ddi2 gene encoding protein DDI1 homolog 2 isoform X1 produces the protein MLVTVFCAPTDRPETTFALDVSPELELRDFIALCELESGIPAGEIQITYVEQPLKDPTRALGTYGVKDGDVVVLRQADRRPPPTQPAFPGLPHIDFRSITIPGTSSSSQHGAIRPQQQASQQPPPQPQQQPQRAAQPSTPMAFRGSSPQGLDDPALLQQMLLSNPHELSLLKERNPPLAEALLSGDLERFTKVLQEQQQDRAKREQERIRLLTADPFDLDAQAKIEEDIRQHNVEENMTIAMEEAPESFGQVVMLYINCKVNGHPVKAFVDSGAQMTIMSQACAERCNIMRLVDRRWAGIAKGVGTQKIIGRVHLAQVQIEGDFLPCSFSILEDQPMDMLLGLDMLKRHQCSIDLKKNVLLIGTTGTETRFLCEAELPECARLAYGAEGREDARPDEIGDRELAEALQRSIQESAGQH, from the exons ATGCTGGTCACCGTGTTCTGCGCGCCGACGGATCGCCCAGAAACCACCTTCGCCCTCGATGTATCCCCAGAGCTGGAGCTGAGAGACTTTATAGCACTTTGTGAACTGGAATCAGGAATCCCAGCTGGGGAAATTCAG ATCACATATGTAGAACAGCCCCTAAAAGACCCCACTCGTGCCTTGGGGACTTATGGTGTTAAGGATGGAGATGTGGTGGTTCTCAGGCAAGCTGACAGAAGGCCCCCACCAACTCAGCCAGCCTTTCCAG GTCTGCCCCATATTGACTTTCGCTCCATCACAATCCCTGGCACATCTTCATCTAGTCAACATGGTGCCATAAGGCCGCAGCAACAGGCTTCACAGCAGCCGCCGCCGCAGCCTCAACAGCAGCCGCAGCGCGCGGCACAACCTTCCACGCCAATGGCCTTTCGTGGCTCCTCTCCTCAGGGGCTAGATGACCCTGCCTTACTCCAGCAAATGCTATTATCCAATCCACATGAGCTTTCACTTCTCAAGGAGCGAAACCCGCCACTTGCTGAGGCCCTGCTGAGCGGAGACTTgg AGCGTTTCACCAAAGTGCTGCAGGAGCAACAGCAGGATCGAGCcaagagagagcaggagaggatCAGGCTTTTGACTGCTGATCCTTTTGATTTGGATGCCCAAGCTAAGATTGAGGAGGACATCAG GCAGCACAATGTGGAAGAAAACATGACCATTGCAATGGAGGAGGCCCCAGAAAGCTTTGGACAGGTGGTTATGCTCTACATTAACTGCAAAGTCAATGGGCACCCTGTGAAAGCTTTTGTTGACTCAG GAGCCCAGATGACCATCATGAGCCAAGCATGTGCTGAGCGCTGTAACATCATGCGGCTGGTGGACCGTCGCTGGGCCGGGATTGCCAAAGGAGTTGGCACCCAGAAGATCATTGGCAGAGTTCATTTGG CTCAGGTCCAAATAGAGGGGGACTTCCTTCCTTGTTCTTTCTCCATCTTGGAGGATCAGCCAATGGACATGCTCCTTGGCCTGGATATGCTGAAGAGACATCAG TGTTCGATAGACCTGAAGAAGAACGTGCTTCTAATAGGCACTACAGGCACTGAGACTCGCTTCCTGTGTGAGGCCGAGCTGCCAGAGTGTGCCCGGCTGGCATACGGAGCAGAGGGGCGTGAAGACGCCCGTCCAGATGAGATTGGTGACAGAGAACTGGCAGAGGCACTTCAGAGGTCCATACAGGAAAGCG